Proteins co-encoded in one Cytobacillus sp. NJ13 genomic window:
- a CDS encoding ribose-phosphate diphosphokinase, producing MSNQYLDPNLKVFSLNSNRKLAAEIANVIGVELGKCSVTRFSDGEIQINIEESIRGCDVYVIQSTSSPVNEHLMELLIMIDALKRASAKTINIVMPYYGYARQDRKARAREPITAKLAANLLETAGATRVITLDLHAPQIQGFFDIPIDHLMGVPILSDYFKNKIMDGDIVIVSPDHGGVTRARKMADRLKAPIAIIDKRRPRPNVAEVMNIVGNIDGKTAILIDDIIDTAGTITLAANALIENGASEVYACCTHPVLSGPAIERIENSTIKELVVTNSITLPEEKKTDKIVELSVAPLIGEAIIRVHEEQSVSTLFD from the coding sequence ATGTCAAACCAGTATTTAGATCCAAACTTAAAGGTGTTCAGTTTAAATTCAAACCGCAAGCTAGCTGCAGAAATCGCCAATGTGATTGGTGTGGAGCTTGGTAAATGTTCCGTGACGCGCTTCAGCGACGGCGAAATCCAAATTAACATTGAAGAAAGCATCCGCGGATGCGATGTATATGTGATCCAGTCTACAAGCTCTCCTGTTAATGAGCATTTAATGGAGCTTTTGATCATGATCGATGCTCTTAAGCGTGCATCTGCCAAAACGATCAACATCGTAATGCCTTACTATGGCTATGCCCGCCAGGACCGCAAAGCCAGAGCGCGTGAGCCGATTACAGCTAAGCTAGCAGCAAACCTTTTGGAAACAGCTGGTGCAACCCGCGTGATTACACTTGACCTGCATGCGCCGCAAATTCAAGGGTTCTTCGATATTCCTATCGATCATTTAATGGGTGTGCCAATCCTTTCTGATTACTTTAAGAACAAAATCATGGATGGCGACATCGTAATCGTGTCTCCAGACCACGGCGGTGTAACACGTGCGCGTAAAATGGCTGACCGCTTAAAAGCACCGATTGCCATCATTGACAAGCGCCGTCCAAGGCCAAATGTGGCTGAAGTCATGAACATTGTGGGGAACATCGATGGAAAAACTGCCATCTTAATCGACGATATCATTGATACTGCCGGAACCATTACATTAGCAGCAAATGCCCTGATTGAAAACGGTGCATCAGAAGTCTATGCATGCTGTACGCACCCGGTTTTATCTGGACCTGCCATCGAACGAATTGAAAACTCAACAATCAAAGAATTGGTTGTGACAAACTCAATCACTCTTCCAGAAGAGAAGAAAACAGACAAGATTGTCGAACTTTCCGTTGCACCGCTAATCGGTGAAGCGATCATCCGAGTTCATGAAGAGCAATCTGTCAGCACTCTTTTTGATTGA
- a CDS encoding oligosaccharide flippase family protein, whose translation MKPVQTSGDLFKGAIILTIAALITKILSAIYRVPFQNIVGDVGFYIYQQVYPFYGIIIVLSTYGFPVIISKLYAEHAALKKEKDIQNLFAVSAFVLSIIGFIGFSILYWGSDWLAVRMGDPQLAILLRVVAAVFLLFPMLSLFRGYFQGKGDMVPTAVSQVGEQLARVITILLAAYLLVKGGNSLYMVGGGALFGAITGGLIAILILVTFFYIKERKNLPSAIAIDFKKSGKLAKTIIIQGFAICISSLVLIFIQLADSFNLYSLLLTSGIEGEEAKALKGVYDRGQPIVQLGIVVATSMSLSLVPLISKEKMRNQPAFLQNKIRLALQISILVGAAATVGLWNIIKPANIMLFENSSGSDVLAILSLLILLSSLIITITGILQGLGFIFFPAAAILMGFAAKLVLNILLVPNYGTAGAAAASCLALAAVLIFLIAKLRLYLKISLLSLRFLLVAGFAALMMSIVLQLYLQATAMLPIPEPGRMFAAFQALSGVALGGFTYLYIVFKGNTFKEEELALLPLGSKLMFLLPKKTRR comes from the coding sequence TTGAAGCCCGTTCAGACATCTGGCGATTTGTTTAAGGGTGCGATTATCCTAACGATTGCTGCCCTGATTACAAAAATTTTAAGTGCTATTTACCGGGTCCCCTTTCAAAATATCGTCGGGGATGTAGGGTTTTATATATATCAGCAGGTTTATCCGTTCTATGGGATCATTATTGTGTTATCTACATATGGATTTCCTGTTATTATTTCTAAGCTTTATGCCGAGCATGCCGCTCTAAAGAAAGAGAAGGATATTCAGAACTTATTTGCCGTTTCTGCCTTTGTTCTGTCCATAATAGGTTTTATCGGATTCTCCATTCTGTATTGGGGTTCGGACTGGCTGGCTGTCAGGATGGGCGATCCGCAGCTGGCGATTTTACTCAGAGTAGTGGCGGCCGTGTTTCTTCTTTTTCCAATGCTGTCCCTTTTCCGGGGATATTTTCAAGGCAAAGGAGACATGGTTCCAACCGCAGTTTCCCAGGTAGGTGAACAGCTTGCAAGAGTCATTACCATCCTGCTTGCCGCTTATTTGCTTGTTAAGGGAGGAAATTCTCTTTACATGGTGGGAGGCGGGGCCCTGTTTGGGGCCATAACCGGCGGACTTATTGCCATTCTGATTTTAGTCACCTTCTTTTATATAAAAGAAAGAAAAAACCTGCCGTCCGCCATTGCCATCGATTTTAAAAAAAGCGGCAAGCTGGCCAAAACAATTATCATACAGGGATTTGCCATCTGCATCAGCAGTCTCGTGCTTATTTTTATTCAGCTGGCAGATTCGTTCAATTTATACTCGCTTCTACTAACATCCGGAATTGAAGGGGAGGAAGCGAAGGCGCTGAAAGGTGTGTATGACCGCGGACAGCCGATTGTCCAGCTGGGCATTGTTGTGGCAACATCCATGTCCCTGTCGCTGGTGCCGCTCATTTCCAAAGAAAAAATGAGAAATCAGCCCGCATTCCTTCAAAATAAAATCAGACTTGCCCTTCAAATCAGCATTCTTGTTGGAGCTGCAGCAACGGTGGGGCTTTGGAATATCATAAAGCCTGCAAATATTATGCTGTTTGAAAACTCGTCAGGATCGGATGTCCTAGCGATTCTTAGTCTGCTGATTTTGCTGAGCAGCCTGATCATCACAATCACAGGCATCCTGCAGGGACTGGGATTTATCTTTTTCCCGGCAGCGGCCATTCTGATGGGGTTTGCGGCAAAACTTGTCCTGAACATCCTATTGGTGCCTAATTACGGCACAGCAGGCGCAGCGGCTGCATCGTGCCTGGCCCTAGCTGCTGTCTTAATTTTTCTTATTGCAAAGCTTCGTTTATATTTGAAAATATCATTGCTTTCTCTGCGCTTTTTATTGGTGGCCGGATTTGCTGCTTTAATGATGTCGATTGTTTTGCAGCTGTACCTTCAGGCCACAGCCATGCTGCCAATACCGGAACCGGGCAGAATGTTTGCCGCATTCCAGGCGTTAAGCGGCGTAGCGCTTGGAGGCTTTACGTATTTGTATATTGTGTTTAAAGGCAATACTTTTAAAGAGGAAGAGCTTGCTCTGCTTCCGCTTGGAAGCAAACTCATGTTCTTGCTTCCCAAAAAGACTAGGAGATGA
- a CDS encoding RidA family protein: MKVIQTNHAPAAIGPYSQGITVNNLFYSSGQIPLTAEGVMVDGDVKEQTHQVFKNLQAVLEEAGASLDTVVKATVFIKDMNEFAAINEVYGEYFSTHKPARSCVEVARLPKDALVEIEVVALVK, translated from the coding sequence ATGAAAGTCATTCAAACGAATCACGCGCCGGCAGCAATTGGGCCATATTCTCAGGGGATTACTGTAAATAACCTATTCTATAGCTCAGGACAAATTCCGCTTACGGCAGAAGGCGTTATGGTTGATGGGGATGTAAAAGAACAGACGCATCAGGTATTTAAAAACCTTCAGGCAGTGCTTGAAGAAGCGGGCGCGTCATTAGATACCGTGGTAAAGGCAACGGTATTTATCAAGGACATGAACGAGTTTGCAGCCATCAATGAAGTGTATGGGGAATATTTCAGCACACACAAGCCTGCGCGCTCCTGTGTGGAAGTGGCACGACTGCCAAAGGATGCATTGGTTGAAATTGAAGTAGTGGCCCTCGTAAAATAA
- the spoVT gene encoding stage V sporulation protein T codes for MKATGIVRRIDDLGRVVIPKEIRRTLRIREGDPLEIFVDRDGEVILKKYSPISELSDFAKEYAEALYDSLGNPVLICDRDTYIAVAGGSKKDYLNKNISDLVEKTMEERSSVLVNQSGDISLVDGNTESSSAYTIGPIIANGDPIGAVIIFAKEDSLGDVEQKAVETAAGFLARQMES; via the coding sequence ATGAAAGCAACAGGTATAGTTCGTCGAATCGATGATTTGGGTCGTGTAGTCATTCCTAAAGAAATCCGCAGAACACTGCGTATTCGTGAGGGGGACCCGCTGGAGATTTTCGTAGATCGTGATGGAGAAGTCATCTTAAAGAAATATTCACCAATCAGTGAACTGAGCGATTTTGCAAAAGAATATGCAGAAGCATTATATGACAGCCTGGGAAATCCAGTGTTAATCTGTGACAGAGATACTTACATTGCTGTTGCAGGAGGTTCTAAAAAGGATTACTTAAACAAAAACATAAGCGATCTTGTTGAAAAAACAATGGAAGAGCGCAGTTCAGTCCTGGTTAACCAGTCAGGCGACATCTCGCTTGTTGACGGGAACACAGAATCTTCCTCCGCTTATACGATTGGCCCAATCATTGCAAACGGCGACCCAATTGGAGCAGTTATCATTTTTGCAAAAGAAGATTCACTTGGCGACGTCGAACAAAAAGCAGTTGAAACGGCAGCAGGCTTTCTGGCCAGACAAATGGAATCATAA
- a CDS encoding 50S ribosomal protein L25/general stress protein Ctc: MTAVLQAKERKGSRNSNLTSLRKEGNIPAVVYGSKLQSKSIYLSEADFLKTIKEVGRNGVFSLDVDGSKHEVMLGDYQSNPIKNEIVHADFLAVDMNKEMTADVRVILTGDAAGVKDGGVMQQSMHEVSVTATPNNIPSSVEVDVTNLQVNETLTVADIKADRGYEINNENDEVIASILPPRQEEEINSGEEQEAGTPENEEGRETTADEDKTGEE; this comes from the coding sequence ATGACAGCTGTATTGCAAGCAAAAGAAAGAAAGGGTTCACGCAACTCCAACTTAACTTCACTGCGAAAAGAAGGTAATATTCCGGCAGTTGTGTATGGTTCAAAACTGCAAAGCAAATCCATCTACTTAAGCGAAGCCGATTTTCTTAAAACGATAAAGGAAGTAGGCAGAAACGGCGTGTTTTCATTAGATGTGGATGGCAGCAAACATGAAGTGATGCTTGGTGACTACCAATCCAATCCGATTAAAAATGAAATTGTCCATGCCGATTTTCTTGCGGTGGATATGAATAAGGAAATGACTGCAGATGTACGGGTCATCTTGACTGGAGATGCGGCAGGAGTAAAAGATGGAGGCGTTATGCAGCAATCCATGCATGAAGTCTCTGTCACAGCCACACCGAATAATATTCCATCTTCTGTTGAAGTGGATGTAACGAATCTGCAGGTGAATGAGACATTAACAGTTGCTGATATCAAGGCCGATCGAGGCTATGAAATCAATAATGAAAATGACGAGGTTATCGCTTCCATCCTTCCTCCAAGACAGGAAGAAGAAATCAACAGCGGTGAAGAACAGGAAGCAGGCACACCTGAAAATGAAGAAGGCAGAGAAACAACAGCAGATGAAGATAAAACAGGTGAAGAATAA
- the glmU gene encoding bifunctional UDP-N-acetylglucosamine diphosphorylase/glucosamine-1-phosphate N-acetyltransferase GlmU produces the protein MSNRYAVILAAGQGTRMKSKLYKVLHPVCGKPMVQHVVDQVTKLNIKEIVTITGHGAEMVEQQLGSSSKYALQEEQLGTAHAVMQARDMLEGKEGVTLVVCGDTPLIKHETMEALFKHHEELSAKATILTAHAENPFGYGRVIRNDMGMVEKIVEQKDASEEERKIKEINTGTYCFDNKALFEALNKVTNDNVQGEYYLPDVIEILKNEGEVVTAYQTADFGETLGVNDRVALSQAESFMKQRINEEHMRNGVTIIDPSNTYIGADVKIGSDTVLYPGTIISGNTVIGSECVIGPQTEISDCHIGEGTVIRQSAAHDSHIGSQVNIGPFAHIRPQSDIHDEVKIGNFVEVKKSVFGKGSKASHLSYIGDAEVGKDVNLGCGSITVNYDGKNKYLTKIEDGVFVGCNSNLVAPVTIGEGAYVAAGSTITEDVPGEALSIARARQVNKENYTQKLNIKK, from the coding sequence ATGTCTAATCGATACGCGGTCATTTTAGCCGCAGGCCAGGGGACAAGAATGAAGTCAAAGCTTTACAAAGTCCTTCACCCTGTTTGCGGCAAACCGATGGTTCAACATGTTGTTGATCAAGTTACAAAGCTTAACATAAAAGAAATTGTCACCATTACTGGACATGGAGCGGAAATGGTGGAGCAGCAGCTTGGCTCAAGCAGCAAATATGCTCTTCAGGAAGAGCAGCTGGGCACCGCTCATGCCGTTATGCAGGCTCGCGATATGCTTGAAGGCAAAGAGGGCGTGACGCTCGTAGTCTGCGGAGATACACCGCTCATCAAACATGAAACAATGGAAGCGCTTTTCAAGCATCATGAAGAGCTATCTGCCAAAGCGACTATTTTAACAGCCCATGCGGAAAATCCATTCGGATATGGACGAGTGATCCGAAATGACATGGGGATGGTTGAAAAAATCGTTGAACAGAAAGACGCTTCCGAGGAAGAACGAAAGATAAAAGAAATCAATACTGGGACCTATTGCTTTGATAATAAGGCCTTGTTTGAAGCATTAAACAAAGTTACAAATGATAATGTGCAGGGTGAATATTACCTTCCGGATGTGATTGAGATCCTGAAAAATGAAGGTGAAGTCGTTACGGCTTACCAGACGGCTGATTTTGGGGAAACCCTGGGTGTCAATGACCGGGTAGCCTTATCACAGGCCGAATCCTTCATGAAACAGCGGATTAATGAAGAACATATGCGAAATGGCGTTACCATTATCGATCCGTCCAACACGTATATTGGTGCGGATGTGAAAATTGGGTCTGATACAGTTCTTTACCCTGGAACAATCATTTCCGGCAATACAGTCATCGGTTCCGAATGTGTGATCGGACCTCAAACAGAGATTTCTGATTGCCATATTGGGGAAGGCACAGTGATCCGCCAGTCTGCTGCACATGACAGCCATATTGGTTCACAAGTGAATATTGGGCCGTTTGCTCACATTCGTCCGCAATCAGATATTCATGATGAAGTGAAAATCGGCAACTTTGTAGAAGTGAAGAAATCTGTTTTCGGAAAAGGAAGCAAAGCCTCTCATCTGAGCTATATTGGCGATGCAGAAGTAGGCAAGGATGTTAACCTGGGCTGCGGCTCAATCACTGTCAATTATGACGGCAAAAATAAGTACCTGACCAAAATCGAAGATGGTGTATTCGTTGGGTGCAACTCCAATCTCGTTGCACCGGTAACGATTGGAGAAGGTGCATATGTGGCAGCAGGATCGACGATTACAGAAGATGTGCCGGGAGAAGCCCTATCCATTGCCCGTGCTCGCCAGGTGAACAAGGAAAACTACACGCAAAAATTAAACATTAAGAAATAA
- the pth gene encoding aminoacyl-tRNA hydrolase codes for MKLIVGLGNPGKQYDKTRHNIGFDVIDVLSDRLNIPLNQAKLKGVFGTGYVNGEKVFLLKPLTYMNLSGESIRAVMDYFEINDDEFVVIYDDLDLPVGKIRLRQKGSAGGHNGIKSTIAHLGTQEFNRIRVGIDRPPSGMKVPDYVLGRFTKEEQAIMDETAKKCADACEDWFRKPFLQVMNDFNQ; via the coding sequence ATGAAATTAATTGTAGGGTTAGGGAATCCCGGCAAGCAATATGATAAGACGAGGCACAATATTGGCTTTGATGTGATTGATGTTTTATCGGACCGGCTGAATATTCCTTTAAATCAGGCCAAGCTGAAAGGAGTATTTGGCACAGGCTATGTGAACGGAGAGAAAGTATTTCTGCTTAAACCTCTTACATATATGAATTTATCCGGAGAGTCCATTCGGGCTGTTATGGATTATTTTGAGATTAATGATGATGAATTTGTGGTCATTTATGATGATCTGGATCTTCCTGTAGGCAAGATACGGCTCCGCCAGAAAGGGAGCGCAGGAGGCCATAATGGTATCAAATCTACAATCGCGCATCTGGGAACACAGGAATTTAACAGAATACGAGTTGGCATCGACCGTCCGCCGAGCGGCATGAAGGTGCCTGACTATGTGCTGGGCCGCTTTACTAAAGAAGAACAGGCCATTATGGACGAAACGGCTAAAAAGTGCGCAGATGCCTGTGAGGATTGGTTCAGAAAACCATTTTTACAGGTAATGAACGATTTTAATCAATAA
- a CDS encoding anti-sigma-F factor Fin family protein, whose translation MAIHYHCRHCGIKIGSIENSSVYSEQLGFHKLNDQERQEMISYDQSGDLHVKAICEDCQESLERNPDYHQQDFIIH comes from the coding sequence ATGGCTATTCACTATCATTGCCGTCATTGCGGAATAAAGATTGGTTCAATAGAGAACAGCTCTGTTTATTCAGAGCAGCTTGGCTTCCATAAGCTAAACGATCAGGAACGCCAGGAAATGATCTCCTATGATCAATCAGGTGATTTGCATGTAAAAGCAATCTGTGAGGATTGCCAGGAATCACTGGAACGCAATCCGGATTATCATCAGCAGGACTTCATTATTCATTAA
- the mfd gene encoding transcription-repair coupling factor — protein MLGLKEIISRQDDVSSILSGIEGGLREQMLAGLSGSARTLFLSSIYEQSGRPMLVVTHNLLQAQKLYDDIVNLAGEAEVFLYPANELIAAEIGIASPELKAQRIEALNYWSKHKTGIMIVPMAGLRKILPPPGHWKKYQLSLKIGDELTDDQLKRFVQMGYVRSEMVSSPGEFSVRGGIIDIYPLTEADPVRIELFDTEVDSIRTFSLEDQRSKEKLNEISIGPATEIPLDSEHFQTVIEKLEKGLGSSLKKLKDDKAKTQLAQNVGYELEQLRMGNKPEQLFKYLSFAFEEGSSLVDYLPANGLIFIDEISRVQEMNDSLDKEEAEWYTSLLGEGQIIHDVKVSHTLKEFLHRSKHPITYMSLFLRHVPNTNPQNIINVTCKQMQNFHGQMHVLKSELDRWKKGRYSVVFLGPDEERIKKLQRVLEDYEIEAAFVSENDPILTGKIQITEGSLQTGFELPSQKLAVITEEELFNKRTKKKARRQKLSNAERIKSYSELKVGDYVVHVNHGIGKYLGIETLEINGVHKDYLHIRYQGSDKLYVPVEQIDLVQKYVGSEAKEPKIYKLGGNDWKRVKKKVQSSVQDIADDLIKLYAEREASKGYAFSPDGDMQREFEAVFPYQETEDQIRSIHEIKKDMERERPMDRLLCGDVGYGKTEVAIRAAFKAIADGKQVAILVPTTILAQQHYETMRERFQDYPIELGLLSRFRTKKQQTETLKGLKAGTIDVVVGTHRILSKDIQYRDLGLLIIDEEQRFGVTHKEKIKQLKTNVDVLTLTATPIPRTLHMSMLGVRDLSVIETPPENRFPVQTYVMEYNGALVREAIERELARDGQVYFLYNRVEDIERKAEEISMLVPDARVTYAHGKMTENELESVMLSFLEGESDVLVSTTIIETGVDIPNVNTLIVHDADKMGLSQLYQLRGRVGRSNRVAYAYFTYRKDKVLTEVAEKRLQAIKEFTELGSGFKIAMRDLSIRGAGNLLGAEQHGFIDSVGFDLYSQMLKEAIEERKDKLDGVEEKPAKIEIDLDVDAYIPDFYLSDGHQKIEMYKRFRGISSLEDVEELQDEMIDRFGEYPDEVGYLFQIAEMKAYGELAGVETVKQSKQEVLILLSEKASEHIDGQKIFQITSKYGRMIGLGMEGKKLKAVLHIKGVKTNEWLSIAYEVIKGMQEAKKEQEHPTA, from the coding sequence ATGTTAGGTCTTAAAGAGATTATTAGCCGGCAGGATGATGTAAGTTCCATCTTGTCTGGCATAGAGGGAGGACTAAGGGAGCAGATGCTTGCCGGATTATCAGGATCGGCACGCACCTTGTTTTTGTCTTCCATATATGAGCAATCGGGAAGGCCGATGCTTGTTGTAACACACAACCTTCTGCAGGCACAGAAGCTATATGATGATATCGTCAATCTGGCAGGAGAAGCTGAAGTGTTTTTGTATCCGGCAAATGAATTGATTGCAGCGGAAATTGGGATTGCAAGCCCGGAGTTAAAAGCCCAGCGGATTGAGGCTTTAAATTATTGGAGCAAACATAAGACGGGAATCATGATCGTCCCGATGGCTGGGCTGCGAAAAATACTTCCGCCTCCAGGCCACTGGAAGAAATACCAGCTGTCTTTAAAAATTGGCGATGAATTGACTGATGATCAATTAAAAAGATTTGTCCAGATGGGCTATGTCCGTTCTGAAATGGTTTCTTCACCGGGAGAATTCAGTGTCAGGGGCGGAATCATTGATATCTATCCACTGACTGAGGCTGATCCGGTTAGGATTGAGCTGTTTGATACAGAAGTTGATTCGATCCGGACTTTTTCCTTGGAGGACCAGAGATCAAAAGAAAAACTAAACGAGATTTCGATTGGACCAGCAACCGAAATCCCTCTTGATTCAGAGCACTTCCAGACAGTAATTGAAAAACTGGAAAAAGGTTTGGGGTCAAGCCTGAAAAAACTGAAAGACGATAAAGCGAAAACACAGCTGGCCCAGAATGTTGGCTATGAATTAGAACAGCTTCGAATGGGGAACAAGCCTGAACAGCTTTTCAAATACCTATCGTTTGCCTTTGAGGAAGGAAGTAGTTTAGTAGACTACCTCCCTGCCAATGGCTTAATTTTCATTGACGAAATCAGCCGTGTTCAGGAAATGAACGACTCCCTTGATAAGGAAGAGGCCGAGTGGTATACAAGCCTTTTAGGTGAGGGCCAGATTATTCATGATGTCAAGGTTTCCCACACCTTAAAAGAGTTTCTGCACCGTTCCAAGCATCCGATTACGTATATGTCGCTGTTCCTGAGACATGTACCGAATACAAATCCGCAAAACATCATTAATGTCACCTGCAAACAGATGCAGAATTTCCATGGACAGATGCATGTGCTGAAAAGCGAGCTGGACAGATGGAAAAAAGGCAGATATTCAGTCGTATTCCTGGGTCCAGACGAAGAGAGGATCAAAAAGCTGCAAAGAGTGCTTGAGGACTATGAGATAGAAGCGGCATTTGTGAGTGAGAATGATCCGATTTTAACAGGGAAAATCCAAATTACAGAGGGCAGTCTGCAGACCGGCTTTGAGCTTCCAAGCCAGAAGCTGGCTGTTATTACGGAAGAGGAGCTATTTAACAAACGCACAAAAAAGAAAGCCCGCAGGCAAAAGCTTTCGAATGCAGAAAGAATTAAAAGCTATTCCGAATTGAAGGTTGGAGACTATGTCGTTCATGTTAATCACGGGATCGGAAAATATTTGGGGATTGAAACTCTTGAGATTAACGGGGTCCACAAAGATTATCTCCATATCCGCTACCAGGGCAGCGATAAGCTGTATGTGCCAGTGGAACAGATTGATCTTGTCCAGAAATATGTCGGCTCCGAGGCAAAAGAGCCAAAAATTTATAAGCTGGGCGGAAACGACTGGAAGCGGGTTAAGAAGAAGGTTCAATCCTCTGTTCAGGATATTGCGGATGATCTGATCAAGCTATATGCAGAGCGCGAGGCATCAAAAGGCTATGCCTTCAGTCCGGATGGGGATATGCAAAGAGAGTTTGAAGCGGTCTTCCCTTACCAGGAAACAGAGGACCAGATCCGCTCTATCCATGAAATTAAGAAAGATATGGAGAGGGAACGCCCGATGGACCGCTTATTATGCGGAGATGTGGGCTATGGGAAAACAGAAGTAGCCATCCGTGCCGCCTTTAAGGCAATTGCGGATGGAAAACAGGTTGCCATCCTCGTTCCGACAACCATCCTGGCTCAGCAGCACTATGAAACAATGAGAGAACGATTCCAGGATTACCCGATCGAATTGGGACTTTTAAGCCGATTTAGAACAAAAAAGCAGCAGACCGAAACCCTTAAAGGCTTAAAGGCAGGGACTATTGATGTAGTTGTCGGCACACACCGGATTTTATCAAAGGATATTCAATATAGAGATTTAGGCCTGCTCATTATTGATGAAGAGCAGCGCTTTGGCGTAACACATAAAGAAAAGATCAAGCAGCTTAAGACAAATGTGGATGTCCTTACCCTGACAGCAACGCCAATCCCGAGAACCCTTCATATGTCAATGCTTGGCGTCAGGGACCTATCGGTCATAGAGACGCCGCCTGAGAACCGATTCCCGGTCCAGACTTATGTGATGGAATATAATGGTGCATTGGTTCGTGAAGCAATTGAAAGGGAACTGGCGAGGGATGGACAGGTCTATTTTCTATATAACCGGGTGGAGGATATAGAACGAAAAGCCGAGGAAATATCCATGCTAGTTCCAGATGCAAGGGTAACATATGCCCATGGGAAAATGACGGAAAATGAGTTAGAATCTGTTATGTTAAGCTTCCTGGAAGGCGAGTCCGATGTTCTTGTCAGCACAACGATCATTGAAACAGGCGTAGATATTCCAAATGTCAACACGCTGATTGTCCATGATGCAGACAAAATGGGTCTGTCCCAGCTTTATCAGCTTAGGGGCCGGGTTGGCCGTTCCAACCGGGTTGCCTACGCGTATTTCACGTATCGAAAAGATAAAGTATTAACGGAAGTAGCTGAAAAGCGGCTTCAGGCCATAAAGGAATTTACGGAGCTCGGTTCAGGTTTCAAAATTGCCATGCGGGATTTATCAATCAGAGGCGCCGGTAATCTGCTTGGAGCCGAACAGCATGGATTTATCGACTCTGTCGGTTTTGATCTGTATTCGCAAATGCTTAAAGAAGCGATTGAAGAACGGAAAGATAAGCTGGATGGCGTCGAGGAAAAACCGGCTAAAATTGAAATTGATCTGGATGTTGATGCCTATATTCCTGATTTTTACCTGTCTGATGGTCATCAGAAAATAGAAATGTATAAGCGCTTCCGCGGCATTTCTTCGCTAGAAGATGTGGAAGAGCTCCAAGATGAGATGATCGACCGTTTTGGCGAGTATCCGGATGAGGTGGGGTATTTATTCCAGATTGCTGAAATGAAGGCTTACGGTGAACTTGCCGGTGTCGAGACAGTTAAGCAATCCAAACAGGAAGTGCTGATTCTTTTATCGGAAAAGGCCAGTGAACATATAGACGGCCAGAAGATTTTCCAGATCACCAGCAAATACGGCAGAATGATTGGCCTGGGCATGGAAGGAAAGAAACTGAAAGCTGTCCTCCATATTAAAGGCGTCAAAACAAATGAATGGCTTAGCATTGCATATGAAGTGATCAAAGGAATGCAGGAAGCTAAAAAAGAGCAAGAACATCCAACTGCGTAA
- the spoVG gene encoding septation regulator SpoVG, producing MEVTDVRLRRVNTDGRMRAIASITLDHEFVVHDIRVIDGNNGLFVAMPSKRTPDGEFRDIAHPINSGTRGKIQEAVLAEYHRLGELEVEFEEAGAS from the coding sequence ATGGAAGTGACAGACGTAAGATTACGCCGCGTTAACACGGATGGACGAATGAGGGCAATCGCATCTATTACGCTGGATCATGAATTTGTTGTTCATGATATCCGTGTGATCGATGGGAATAATGGCTTATTTGTAGCTATGCCGAGCAAACGTACTCCGGATGGGGAGTTTAGAGATATCGCGCACCCGATCAATTCAGGAACGCGCGGTAAAATCCAGGAGGCTGTATTAGCCGAGTACCACCGTTTAGGTGAATTAGAAGTGGAATTTGAAGAAGCCGGTGCTTCCTAA